The Rhodoluna lacicola genome includes the window CTTCGCGACATTGAGAAAATGGAATTCTCAGCTTGGGTCATCGAGATGGAACGAAACGGATCAAAAGAGGCACTTCTTGCTGTTGAGAACGCCAAGCGAGCGCAGCAGGGCCTTGAGCCGCTGAACGAGTTACCAGGAACTGCCCCGGTTCAGCCAATCGAGGATGTGGTGGCCCATCTAAATAATCTCTACGCTAAAGCGCCGCAAACTGAACCGGAACTTTCACCGACCGCGGAAGCTCCAGTAGAAATCGAACTCCCGCCAGCCGTGGAAGCGCAATTTGAACCGGAACTGCCGCCTATTCAGCCACCGCCAGAGCGTCAGCCTGAAGCGATTTTTACAGCTAATCAAACTGAATCTTTCGATGAGTTCGATCGCCTTTTGGCTGCCGACACGGTTGTGGGTGCTGAAGACGAACTGACGGCCCTTGAAGAAGAGTTGGCTGCCGAGGTTTCGGGTGCCCCGGTTTCGGCAATCGAGGGAATAGAAGTCGTCGAGGATGATCCAGGGGTAGTCTTTGATGCCGAGCCGGCGATCGAACCGGTGAAACTTGAATCCGTTCCCAAAATAAGCCGCAGGAGCAGGGCATCGTCCCAATTCTGGGCCTGGCTGGGATTGGGCGGTTCAGTCCTTCCGCTTGGATTGGCCTGGTTCGTTTCCAAGACTGAGGTTTCCTTCAGTCAGTCGGTGGTTGCAATCTTCTTAGGGGCGCTGGCTTCAGCCCTCGTAATTTCTGTCGGTGCCCTTGCTGGTAAGCGCAGCGGTTTGCCTACGCTTTTGCTGTCTCGTGCACCGTTCGGAGTTTTCGCAAACGCGGTACCAGCTTCAATTCTTACGCTCGTTAGATTGTTTTGGTCGGCAGCAATTCTGGCCTCTGTTTTTGCATTTGGAAATGATTTCTTTGCTATTGAATCAAGGGCCAATTTTGCTGCAACGCCAAACATTACGTTGCTGTCATTAGCCTTCGTTGCTATCGCGTCTGCCGTCACGTTAGCAATCTTTGGTGGTCGAGTCTTGTTCCGTGCACAACAAGCGGTCGGTGTGCTTGGGGTGCTTGTTGTCGTCGTGTTCATTGCATTCACCGCCTATTCATTCTCAATCCAAGGGCTTTTGGCAGAACCATCCTCAAGTTGGATTGATGCTTTTGGAATCGCAGTGCTTACTTTTAGTGTGTTTGGTTTAGCTTGGACTTCTGCAGGGGCAGACTTCGCTAGAAAATTGGCCACTACGGCAAGAGGCGCATCGGTAGTTGGTTGGGGAGTTTTGGCTCTTGTGCTGATACCTACCGTGGTTGCTTCATACGGGCTTGCGTTGTTTAGTTCGACTTCAAGCACATCGGCAAAAAATCCACAGAATCTAATTGCTGAACTTGGCAGCTTTGTTGCTCCTTGGTTGGGTTATCTGATGGCTGCATCTGCGATGGTTTCAATAGTTGTTGTTCTGGCTATGTCTCTCTACTCTTCAAACTTGAGCCTTCACTCAATCGGCCTGAAGCTGACTCCAGCTGTGGCTCAGCCGATCATCGGCGTATTGGCTGTTGGCTCTGCATTTATTGGATACCTCTACATAGAAGACCTATGGTCTTTTATCGCCGATTACGCTTTGATGGCTGCGGTTCCCGTTGCGGCTTGGTCGGGGATATTTATTTCAGATGTCCTGATCAGAAGAATTGCGTACCACGAAATTTCTCTGAGTCGTAGCTACGGTTTTTATAAGTCGATCAACTGGGTGAATTTGGTTGGTTGGCTTTTCGCTACTGTGATTGGATTCGGTTTCACATACATTGACCAGCCAGGTTTCGGTTGGACGGGCTTCATTGCTGATCAGCTTATAAATCAAAGTTTCTGGTCAATCACCTTGTTCGGTATCGTAATGGGTTTTGCTTTTGCTTCTTTGCTCCCTGTGCTTTTCGGCATTCCCCGCATAAAAAGGCAGGAAGCTGAAGTGCTTGCAATCGAGGCCCGCCGCGATGATCTTAAAGACATTTTTGGTCTGGTCGATTAATCTTTCCCAGCTTGAATACAGAGGTTTAGGCAATGGCAGTTGAACTAAAGCAGTTAGTGGAGTCTTTTGACCGGCTGTGGCCTGCAACAGGCGCAGAAGATTGGGATAACCCCGGGCTTGTCTGCGGCGATATAAAGCAGAGAGTGTCGCGGGTGCTGCTATCTGTAGACGTGACCACAGACATTATTTCTGAAGCAATCGATGGCGGATTTGATTTGCTGCTAGCTCACCACCCATACCTTCTGCGCGGCATCACATCAGTGCGCGAAGATACCGCAAAGGGAATGAATCTCGCGAGTGCAATCCGCGCTGATCTTTCGATTTTTGCCGCCCACACCAATGCCGACATTGTGGAGTCAGGGGTCTCTCACGTGTTTGCCAATGCTTTGGGTTTGCAAAACGTTGAACCTCTGGTGCCTTCTTCTGATCGTTTAATCGGGCACGGGCGAATTGGGGTGCTCAGCGAACCCATCGCGCTGGGTGAATTTGCTAGACACATCGCAAAAGTTTTGCCTTCCACGGCGACCGGCGTTCGAGTAGCGGGCGATTTCAATCAACTTGTTCAAAGAGTTGCCCTTTGCGGTGGCGCGGGCGATTCTTTCATTCCGGCGGCTATGGAGGCCGCGGTCGATGTTTATGTCACATCTGACCTTCGTCACCACCCTGTTCAAGATGCGCGAGAGCATTCAGCTTTAAGCGGTGGCACTCCAGCAATTATTGACGTTTCGCATTGGGCCAGCGAATGGCTTTGGTTAGATATTGCCGCCGAGCAACTAGGCGTTCTTTTTCCAAACGTTCAATTTGTCGTGAGTCAGCTGCGAACAGATCCATGGGACTTTGTGGTCACTCAATAACTCAGGCATCGACTAGTTTTAATTTGTCAACTAAAAAGAGAGCAACACATGAAAGCTTCAGAGAGCCAGCAAGCCGACCTGCTGTCGCTGAGTAATTTAGATCTAGAGATCACGCGCACTCGTGTTGCTATAGCCGCTCTCACCAGCGGAGAAGCTTTTGCTGCTCTCCGTCAATCGCAGCGCGATGCTGCGGCCAGCCTAATTGAAAGCCGAAACCAACTGGATTCCGTTGAGTTGGAGTTATCTAGGGCTGAGGCTGATCTGAAACTTGTTGAGCAAAGAATTGATAAAGATAATCAAAGACTTAATCAAACTTCCTCAAGCAAAGATGCGCAGGGAATTCAGGCCGAACTAGAGACCCTAAAAAAGAGA containing:
- a CDS encoding purine-cytosine permease family protein, producing MDSSNYTPPARRSMTDEEITTALGNAQADEAGITAAMELLETQAQLRDIEKMEFSAWVIEMERNGSKEALLAVENAKRAQQGLEPLNELPGTAPVQPIEDVVAHLNNLYAKAPQTEPELSPTAEAPVEIELPPAVEAQFEPELPPIQPPPERQPEAIFTANQTESFDEFDRLLAADTVVGAEDELTALEEELAAEVSGAPVSAIEGIEVVEDDPGVVFDAEPAIEPVKLESVPKISRRSRASSQFWAWLGLGGSVLPLGLAWFVSKTEVSFSQSVVAIFLGALASALVISVGALAGKRSGLPTLLLSRAPFGVFANAVPASILTLVRLFWSAAILASVFAFGNDFFAIESRANFAATPNITLLSLAFVAIASAVTLAIFGGRVLFRAQQAVGVLGVLVVVVFIAFTAYSFSIQGLLAEPSSSWIDAFGIAVLTFSVFGLAWTSAGADFARKLATTARGASVVGWGVLALVLIPTVVASYGLALFSSTSSTSAKNPQNLIAELGSFVAPWLGYLMAASAMVSIVVVLAMSLYSSNLSLHSIGLKLTPAVAQPIIGVLAVGSAFIGYLYIEDLWSFIADYALMAAVPVAAWSGIFISDVLIRRIAYHEISLSRSYGFYKSINWVNLVGWLFATVIGFGFTYIDQPGFGWTGFIADQLINQSFWSITLFGIVMGFAFASLLPVLFGIPRIKRQEAEVLAIEARRDDLKDIFGLVD
- a CDS encoding Nif3-like dinuclear metal center hexameric protein, whose protein sequence is MAVELKQLVESFDRLWPATGAEDWDNPGLVCGDIKQRVSRVLLSVDVTTDIISEAIDGGFDLLLAHHPYLLRGITSVREDTAKGMNLASAIRADLSIFAAHTNADIVESGVSHVFANALGLQNVEPLVPSSDRLIGHGRIGVLSEPIALGEFARHIAKVLPSTATGVRVAGDFNQLVQRVALCGGAGDSFIPAAMEAAVDVYVTSDLRHHPVQDAREHSALSGGTPAIIDVSHWASEWLWLDIAAEQLGVLFPNVQFVVSQLRTDPWDFVVTQ